One genomic window of Corynebacterium massiliense DSM 45435 includes the following:
- the mnmA gene encoding tRNA 2-thiouridine(34) synthase MnmA encodes MRVLVAMSGGVDSSVAAARAVEAGHDVTGVHLALHKDAQQTREKERGCCSLEDSADARRICDKLGIPFYVWDFSEQFKEDVIEDFVDSYARGETPNPCLRCNEKIKFRALLQKGMALGFDAVATGHYATLDADGFMRRSKDENKDQSYVLGVISADELAHCYFPIGDTPKPQIREEAAAHGFSTAKKPDSYDICFIPDGNTQAFLGSRIGLRPGMIKDQEGSDLKQHDGAWNYTIGQRKGLDIKEPAADGRPRYVTDIDAETGTVTVGSKEDLKITEITADRLKYLHPAMDGDLDCEVQVRAHGSVVPCRAHIDRAADRMTLELSEPLSGVARGQAAVLYLPTHDELGDVVLGSGTICGTARDTSRDTPGAATGRDS; translated from the coding sequence ATGCGGGTACTAGTTGCAATGAGTGGCGGGGTCGACTCCTCGGTGGCCGCCGCCCGTGCCGTTGAGGCAGGCCACGACGTTACTGGCGTGCACCTCGCGCTGCATAAAGACGCGCAGCAGACCCGTGAGAAGGAGCGCGGCTGCTGTTCGTTGGAGGATTCCGCCGACGCCCGGCGCATCTGCGACAAGCTGGGGATCCCGTTTTACGTGTGGGATTTCTCTGAGCAGTTCAAAGAAGACGTGATCGAGGACTTCGTCGACTCGTATGCCCGCGGCGAGACCCCGAACCCGTGCCTGCGCTGCAACGAGAAGATCAAGTTCCGCGCGCTGCTGCAAAAGGGCATGGCCCTAGGCTTCGACGCGGTGGCCACCGGCCACTACGCCACCCTGGACGCCGATGGATTCATGCGCCGCTCCAAAGACGAGAACAAGGATCAGTCCTACGTGCTCGGCGTGATCTCCGCGGATGAGTTGGCGCACTGCTATTTCCCCATCGGGGATACGCCGAAGCCGCAGATCCGCGAAGAAGCGGCTGCCCACGGTTTTTCCACGGCCAAGAAGCCGGACTCGTATGACATCTGCTTCATCCCAGACGGCAACACTCAAGCCTTCTTGGGCTCGCGCATCGGGCTGCGCCCCGGGATGATCAAGGATCAGGAAGGCTCCGACCTCAAGCAGCACGACGGCGCGTGGAACTACACCATCGGCCAGCGCAAGGGCCTCGACATTAAGGAACCGGCGGCGGACGGCCGCCCGCGCTACGTCACCGACATCGACGCGGAGACCGGCACCGTGACTGTGGGGTCCAAGGAGGATCTCAAGATTACCGAGATCACCGCTGACCGGCTGAAGTACCTGCACCCGGCGATGGACGGCGACCTCGACTGCGAGGTGCAGGTCCGCGCCCACGGGTCTGTCGTGCCCTGCCGCGCGCATATCGATCGCGCAGCCGACCGGATGACGCTCGAGCTGAGCGAGCCGCTCTCCGGCGTGGCGCGCGGCCAGGCCGCCGTGCTGTATCTGCCCACGCACGACGAGCTTGGCGATGTCGTCTTAGGCTCCGGCACCATCTGCGGCACCGCTCGAGATACCTCCCGTGATACTCCTGGCGCCGCTACTGGACGTGACTCCTAG
- a CDS encoding ATP-binding protein yields the protein MQNPFRPSFGVPPLFWVGRATILDSFRSALATGPGAFGRSMVISGARGIGKTVLLNELEDIATANGWLALRASGRMNLTRELRDTTIPRAAASLNPPQKRRVSRVGISSLGTVGFEHDDEPDFQPTLNTELRRLVGLTSESGVLITIDEVQDASQDDLTELAVAYQDLLRDELNVALVMAGLPQGVEDLLDLPGATFLRRAERHLLGPFSPPNSATAFHSTAAESGIAFTDDAVAAATDLSQGYPFLVQLVGSLAWQKAHADSRDAITTADVEAVTDTAIAAMGSQVHAPAVRDLPPAQRAYLEAMAHVGGAEIAASDIAEQVGKPVKSLSDTRQKLIGADLIEPAGFGKVAFTLPYLAEYLCSTDRLGRVD from the coding sequence ATGCAGAATCCGTTCCGCCCCTCGTTCGGAGTGCCTCCCCTGTTCTGGGTGGGGCGCGCCACCATCCTCGACAGCTTCCGCAGCGCGCTGGCCACCGGGCCGGGTGCCTTTGGCCGCTCGATGGTGATTTCGGGCGCCCGCGGCATCGGCAAGACAGTGCTCCTCAACGAGCTCGAGGATATCGCCACCGCCAACGGCTGGCTGGCACTGCGCGCATCCGGCCGCATGAATCTCACCCGGGAGCTGCGCGATACCACCATCCCGCGCGCGGCGGCCAGCCTCAATCCGCCGCAAAAGCGTCGGGTGAGCCGCGTGGGCATCAGCTCGCTGGGCACCGTCGGCTTCGAGCACGACGACGAACCGGACTTCCAGCCCACCTTGAACACCGAGCTGCGCCGGCTGGTGGGGCTGACCTCCGAGTCCGGTGTCCTCATCACCATCGACGAAGTCCAAGACGCATCGCAAGACGACCTCACCGAGCTGGCCGTGGCCTACCAAGATCTGCTGCGCGACGAACTCAACGTCGCGCTGGTCATGGCGGGGCTACCCCAAGGTGTGGAGGACTTGTTGGATCTGCCAGGCGCGACGTTTTTGCGCCGCGCCGAGCGCCACTTGCTCGGGCCCTTCTCCCCGCCGAACTCGGCGACCGCCTTCCACTCCACCGCGGCGGAATCCGGCATCGCCTTTACTGACGATGCCGTGGCGGCAGCCACCGACCTGTCCCAGGGCTACCCCTTCCTGGTGCAGCTCGTCGGCTCACTGGCGTGGCAGAAAGCGCACGCGGACTCCCGCGACGCCATCACGACAGCCGACGTGGAGGCCGTCACCGACACTGCCATCGCCGCCATGGGCTCGCAGGTGCACGCCCCGGCCGTGCGGGACCTGCCGCCGGCCCAGCGGGCGTACCTCGAGGCGATGGCTCACGTCGGCGGTGCGGAGATCGCCGCCTCCGACATCGCGGAGCAGGTGGGCAAACCGGTGAAGTCACTATCCGATACGCGCCAGAAGCTCATCGGTGCGGACCTCATTGAACCGGCCGGCTTTGGCAAGGTGGCTTTCACCCTGCCCTACCTCGCCGAGTACTTATGCTCGACGGACCGGCTAGGGCGGGTGGACTAG
- a CDS encoding methionine synthase, with product MTAFGIGPMPGTDVAAAADIVLGETGELPHVPQLPERGIAAGAVARTAFLLPGLAVDRGPRGWVLTARDQLITRRGRDLMARDLDAIQEVWETTPEVVKIQCVGPWSLAAALELGNGHRAVTDRGAVRELHASLLQAVAEHTADVADRFQCRTVLQLDEPYLDAVLAGRVPGATDFETIPAVPAEVAVAALEEFSADYLWLPGPHPSWEAARAARTAIVDFPALTAQANYEGAGMHLEDGYRLGCTIAPENLREPGRQAREIAGWLDRLGMRRETMATQLDVSPWPVSGALGDAAAAYSHAAKLGDILASGDA from the coding sequence ATGACCGCTTTCGGAATTGGCCCCATGCCCGGAACTGACGTCGCCGCAGCCGCCGACATCGTGTTGGGTGAGACGGGAGAGCTGCCGCACGTGCCGCAGCTGCCTGAGCGCGGCATTGCCGCCGGGGCGGTGGCGCGCACAGCGTTTCTGCTCCCCGGCCTGGCGGTCGATCGCGGGCCGCGCGGGTGGGTGCTTACCGCCCGCGATCAGCTCATCACTCGGCGTGGCCGCGACCTGATGGCGCGGGACCTGGACGCCATTCAGGAAGTGTGGGAAACCACCCCGGAGGTGGTGAAGATTCAGTGCGTGGGCCCGTGGTCGCTGGCGGCCGCGCTCGAGCTGGGCAACGGCCACCGGGCTGTTACCGACCGCGGCGCCGTGCGCGAGCTACACGCTTCTTTGCTCCAGGCAGTAGCAGAACACACCGCGGATGTCGCAGATCGTTTCCAGTGCCGGACCGTGCTCCAGCTGGACGAGCCGTACTTGGACGCGGTGCTCGCCGGACGGGTGCCGGGGGCGACGGATTTCGAGACAATCCCGGCGGTGCCGGCGGAGGTCGCGGTCGCCGCTTTAGAGGAGTTTTCCGCCGACTACCTGTGGTTGCCAGGGCCACACCCATCGTGGGAGGCGGCGCGCGCCGCCCGCACCGCCATCGTGGACTTCCCAGCGCTTACCGCGCAGGCCAACTACGAGGGCGCCGGCATGCACCTGGAGGATGGCTACCGGTTGGGCTGCACTATCGCCCCGGAGAACCTGCGCGAGCCCGGGCGCCAGGCACGGGAGATTGCCGGGTGGCTCGACAGGCTCGGGATGCGGCGCGAGACTATGGCCACCCAGCTGGACGTGAGCCCGTGGCCGGTGTCCGGCGCGTTGGGAGATGCCGCAGCCGCTTATTCCCACGCGGCGAAACTCGGCGACATCCTCGCCAGTGGGGACGCGTAG
- a CDS encoding 3'-5' exonuclease, translated as MAATFDASRMLSFDLETTSPNPREARIVTSALVRIDGRDVSSTEMLADPGVEIPEAATKVHGISTEKARAEGRPHDEVLKETVDALYKAWDDGFTVIVYNAAYDLTILRQLTGDFVVTGTVFDPFVIDRVMDKWRKGRRTLGDVCQHYGVQLDNAHEATADALAAARVAWKQVRQYPDLAAMDVGELMEFQAVKWYEDRMAFKKYLEGRGRDASDVFPSWPLKG; from the coding sequence ATGGCAGCTACCTTCGACGCCTCCCGCATGCTCTCGTTCGACCTGGAGACCACCTCGCCGAACCCGCGGGAAGCGCGCATTGTGACCTCCGCGCTCGTGCGTATCGATGGCCGCGACGTCTCCTCCACCGAGATGCTCGCCGATCCGGGCGTGGAGATCCCCGAGGCCGCCACCAAAGTCCACGGCATCAGCACGGAAAAGGCCCGCGCGGAAGGCCGCCCACACGACGAGGTGCTGAAAGAGACGGTGGACGCGCTCTACAAGGCGTGGGACGACGGCTTTACCGTCATCGTGTACAACGCCGCCTACGATCTCACCATCCTGCGGCAGCTCACCGGCGATTTCGTGGTCACCGGCACCGTGTTCGACCCGTTCGTCATCGACCGCGTGATGGACAAGTGGCGCAAGGGCCGCCGCACTTTGGGCGATGTGTGCCAGCACTATGGCGTGCAGCTGGACAACGCGCACGAGGCGACTGCCGATGCCCTCGCTGCCGCCCGCGTGGCCTGGAAGCAGGTCCGGCAGTACCCCGACCTCGCCGCGATGGACGTCGGCGAGCTCATGGAGTTCCAGGCGGTCAAGTGGTACGAGGACCGCATGGCGTTCAAGAAGTACTTGGAAGGCCGCGGACGCGACGCCAGCGACGTGTTCCCGTCGTGGCCGCTGAAGGGCTAG
- a CDS encoding MerR family transcriptional regulator yields MSDYTISEAAAALGVSAKALRYWESVGLFTPARTPAGYRAFSDADLERAAAIVLYRGVGLSLEDIATLLDAPSHTLNTALRRHRAELVGQLEAIQEQVRAVDELIAHTEKGNVDMNAMHSYFGEHLPEYHQEAEDRWGETPDWATAQERLGRMEEQDFAHMQDEQEKFAADLLAAREAGVKPGSAAASSLVARHREMIGQWYEVTPARQLILARMYVADSRFHAAYRSAQDYLLELIEEAARAEGVNTDNPQWD; encoded by the coding sequence ATGAGCGACTACACAATCAGCGAAGCAGCCGCTGCCCTCGGCGTATCGGCAAAAGCTCTCCGCTACTGGGAAAGCGTGGGCCTTTTCACGCCGGCGCGAACGCCCGCCGGCTACAGGGCCTTTTCCGACGCCGACCTCGAAAGGGCGGCGGCCATTGTGCTTTACCGCGGCGTTGGGTTGTCGCTCGAGGACATCGCAACGCTTCTCGATGCCCCGTCCCACACCCTCAACACCGCACTGCGCCGCCACCGGGCTGAACTCGTAGGTCAGCTGGAGGCGATACAGGAGCAGGTACGGGCGGTGGACGAGCTCATCGCACACACCGAGAAAGGAAATGTGGACATGAACGCCATGCACAGCTACTTCGGCGAGCACCTGCCGGAATACCACCAGGAAGCAGAAGACCGCTGGGGAGAAACCCCGGACTGGGCAACTGCACAGGAGCGTCTCGGCCGAATGGAAGAACAGGATTTTGCGCACATGCAGGACGAACAGGAAAAATTCGCCGCCGATTTACTCGCTGCCCGGGAGGCTGGCGTGAAACCGGGCTCGGCCGCGGCTAGTTCGCTGGTCGCACGGCACCGCGAGATGATTGGGCAGTGGTACGAGGTGACCCCCGCGCGCCAGCTCATCCTGGCGCGGATGTACGTCGCAGACAGCCGCTTTCACGCTGCCTACCGCAGCGCGCAAGACTACCTTCTTGAACTCATCGAGGAAGCAGCACGTGCCGAAGGGGTGAATACCGATAACCCGCAATGGGACTAG
- the ligA gene encoding NAD-dependent DNA ligase LigA, producing MTSAETSNPQKEWNELAQEVRRHRELYYNGEPVIPDADFDKLFQRLLQLEDEHPELAVPDSPTRQVGAAPQENSSFADVEHLQRMTSLDNVFSAGELQNWLDRTPADAYLTELKIDGLSIDLVYRDGRLERAATRGDGRVGEDITVNAKVIEDIPHELSGSDEYPVPELVEVCGEVYMRPEDFEDINAERVAAGKDPFANPRNSAAGGLRMKDPADVKKRRLRMVCHGIGAREGFTPASQHDAYLALEAWGLPVSPYTERVTSAKEVQEKVEYWADHRHDAVFEMDGLVVKVDDLASQRSLGATARAPRWAIAYKYPPEEVTTKLLDIEASVGRTGRVTPFAIMEPVRVSGSTVSMATLHNQSEVKRKGVLVGDTVVIRKAGEIIPEVLGPVVEKRDGTEKEWVFPKECPSCGSTLAPQKEGDADWRCPNTRSCPAQLGARLEYIAGRGAFDIEALGEKGARDLINSGVLEDESGLFDLTTEDLEKSQAYTTKKGTVNAAGKKLLDNLDTAKDTDLWRVLVALSIRYVGPTAAQAIATRYGSLAAAREADLNHLAETEGVGKVIAESFHEWFQVDWHRNIVDRWEKAGVRMEVDASSRPEQTLEGVTVVVTGTLENFSRDEAKEAIVTRGGKATGSVSKKTDYVVVGDNAGSKEQKARDLGITILNEEQFATLLETGTAG from the coding sequence GTGACTAGCGCTGAAACTTCGAACCCGCAGAAAGAATGGAATGAGCTGGCGCAGGAGGTGCGCCGCCACCGCGAGCTGTACTACAACGGCGAGCCGGTGATTCCAGACGCCGACTTCGATAAGCTCTTTCAGCGTCTGCTCCAGCTGGAAGACGAGCACCCCGAACTAGCGGTACCGGATAGCCCCACCCGGCAGGTGGGTGCTGCACCGCAGGAAAACTCGTCTTTCGCCGACGTCGAGCACCTGCAGCGCATGACCAGCTTGGACAACGTCTTTTCCGCCGGAGAGCTGCAGAACTGGCTGGACCGCACGCCGGCCGATGCCTACCTCACCGAGCTGAAGATCGATGGCCTGTCCATCGACTTGGTCTACCGCGACGGCCGCCTAGAGCGCGCCGCCACGCGTGGCGATGGCCGCGTGGGCGAGGACATCACCGTCAACGCGAAGGTCATCGAGGACATCCCGCATGAGCTTTCTGGAAGCGACGAGTATCCAGTGCCGGAGCTGGTGGAGGTGTGCGGCGAGGTCTACATGCGGCCCGAAGATTTCGAGGACATCAACGCCGAGCGCGTGGCCGCCGGCAAAGACCCGTTTGCGAACCCACGCAATTCCGCCGCTGGCGGGCTGCGGATGAAGGACCCGGCGGACGTGAAAAAGCGGCGCCTGCGCATGGTCTGCCACGGCATCGGCGCCCGCGAGGGCTTTACCCCGGCGAGCCAGCACGACGCCTACCTCGCACTCGAGGCGTGGGGCCTGCCGGTCTCGCCGTATACCGAACGGGTCACCTCCGCGAAAGAGGTGCAAGAAAAGGTCGAGTACTGGGCGGATCACCGGCACGACGCCGTCTTCGAGATGGACGGCCTGGTGGTCAAGGTCGATGATCTCGCCTCCCAGCGTTCTTTGGGCGCGACTGCCCGCGCGCCGCGGTGGGCCATTGCGTACAAGTACCCGCCGGAGGAAGTGACCACGAAGCTTCTCGATATTGAGGCGAGCGTCGGCCGCACCGGGCGCGTGACGCCGTTTGCCATCATGGAGCCGGTGCGCGTGTCCGGCTCGACAGTGTCGATGGCCACGCTGCACAACCAGTCCGAGGTCAAACGCAAGGGCGTTCTCGTCGGCGACACTGTGGTCATCCGCAAGGCCGGCGAAATCATCCCGGAGGTGCTCGGGCCGGTGGTGGAAAAGCGCGACGGGACGGAGAAGGAATGGGTGTTTCCGAAAGAATGTCCGTCGTGTGGCAGCACGCTCGCGCCGCAAAAGGAAGGCGACGCCGACTGGCGCTGCCCGAACACCCGCAGCTGCCCGGCGCAGCTCGGCGCCCGGCTGGAATACATCGCCGGTCGCGGGGCCTTCGACATCGAGGCGCTAGGGGAGAAGGGCGCTCGCGACCTTATTAACTCGGGCGTATTGGAAGACGAGTCCGGCCTGTTCGATCTAACTACTGAGGACTTGGAGAAGTCCCAGGCATATACGACCAAAAAGGGAACGGTCAACGCCGCCGGCAAGAAGCTTTTGGACAACCTCGACACGGCCAAGGACACCGACCTGTGGCGGGTGCTCGTCGCGCTGTCTATCCGTTACGTCGGACCGACGGCGGCCCAGGCCATCGCCACGCGCTACGGCTCCCTGGCCGCCGCGCGAGAGGCGGACTTGAACCACCTCGCTGAAACGGAGGGCGTGGGCAAGGTCATCGCCGAGTCTTTCCACGAGTGGTTCCAGGTGGATTGGCACCGCAACATCGTGGACCGCTGGGAAAAGGCAGGCGTGCGTATGGAGGTCGACGCCAGCTCGCGTCCAGAGCAAACCCTCGAGGGGGTTACGGTCGTCGTGACCGGCACGCTGGAGAATTTCTCGCGGGACGAGGCAAAGGAGGCCATCGTCACGCGCGGCGGCAAGGCCACCGGATCCGTATCGAAGAAGACGGATTACGTCGTCGTCGGCGACAACGCCGGCTCCAAGGAGCAGAAAGCGCGCGACTTGGGCATCACAATCCTCAACGAGGAGCAGTTTGCAACGCTGCTGGAGACGGGGACTGCGGGCTAG
- a CDS encoding amino acid-binding ACT gives MSYLIRVLLPDTPGSLGQLADAIGMVGANIQSVDIVENFSDGTVMDDIVVTLPPEVMADVLITAVDAVDGASVDSIRPFSGRVDRRGQIALLSRVAEKSRDYTAAMEEVVEALPKALTSTWAIVIDNTEPAHRVAWSAAAPEDDGSTPSQLNVTTARALNPEEPWIPSGWTLLDSAVAIAPIGTTGLVIAVGRTGGPDYLASEVEHIGNLGTILGAFIQR, from the coding sequence ATGTCCTACCTCATCCGCGTCCTATTACCCGACACGCCGGGAAGCCTGGGCCAACTGGCGGACGCGATCGGCATGGTGGGCGCGAACATCCAGTCCGTCGACATCGTGGAGAACTTCTCCGACGGCACCGTCATGGATGACATCGTAGTCACCCTCCCGCCGGAGGTGATGGCGGACGTCCTCATCACGGCGGTGGACGCGGTCGACGGCGCCAGCGTGGATTCCATCCGCCCGTTTAGCGGCCGCGTTGATCGCCGCGGCCAGATCGCCCTGTTGTCGCGCGTAGCGGAGAAGTCGCGGGATTACACCGCCGCGATGGAAGAGGTCGTCGAAGCCCTCCCCAAGGCGCTGACCTCGACGTGGGCCATCGTCATCGACAACACCGAGCCCGCCCACCGCGTGGCCTGGTCGGCGGCCGCCCCGGAGGACGACGGCTCCACCCCGTCACAGCTCAACGTCACCACCGCGCGGGCGCTTAACCCGGAAGAACCGTGGATCCCCAGCGGCTGGACCCTCCTCGACTCGGCGGTGGCGATTGCGCCTATCGGCACCACGGGCCTCGTCATCGCGGTCGGGCGCACCGGCGGGCCGGACTACCTGGCCTCGGAGGTCGAGCACATTGGCAATCTGGGCACGATCCTCGGCGCGTTTATTCAGCGCTAG
- the gatC gene encoding Asp-tRNA(Asn)/Glu-tRNA(Gln) amidotransferase subunit GatC: MSDFSREEIAHLAKLSRLGLNDEELSQFASDIDEIVSAVSSISEVDADGVEPMSHPHSVNARMRDDEVVPTLTAEQALDQAPEVEEDRFVVPQILGGE, encoded by the coding sequence GTGTCTGATTTTTCGCGTGAAGAAATCGCCCACTTGGCCAAGTTGTCTCGGCTGGGTTTGAACGACGAAGAGCTGTCGCAGTTCGCTTCGGACATCGACGAGATTGTCAGCGCGGTGTCTTCGATTAGTGAGGTCGACGCTGACGGGGTTGAGCCGATGAGCCACCCGCACTCCGTCAACGCCCGCATGCGTGACGATGAGGTCGTACCCACCCTCACCGCCGAGCAGGCCTTGGACCAAGCGCCTGAGGTGGAAGAGGACCGCTTCGTCGTGCCGCAGATTCTGGGAGGAGAGTAA